The Stenotrophomonas sp. ZAC14D1_NAIMI4_1 DNA segment CTCCAAGTGTTGCGCAGCATGCCCCAGCCACGGCTGCTGAGCAGCATCGGCGCCGGGCTCGGGCGATCGCCCTCTTCCCAGCCGCCGGAATAGGACACCTCCAGCTCGCGACCCTTGAACTGGTAGCGGCCGTTCTGCTGGCCACCCCCGAAGTAGCCTTCGTCGGCCTGCGAGGAGAGCACCTGCACGCTCTGCGTGGCATCCAGGTCCAGCGGCTGCAGTTCCTGCCACAGCGCAGTGGGCTGGCCGTTGTCCAGGCGCTCCAGGCGCAGGCGCAGCGGCTGCCGCTGCACGTGCAGCACCAGGGCGTCGGTGCGCACGCGGATTTCCTGTGCGTCTTCTTCCAGCTGCGCCCGCACATTCGCCTTGGGCTGCGGCAGCACGATCGGCGCGGCCTTGTCGCCGGCGCCGGTCAGTTTGCCGTTGCGGCCGGCCTGCACGCGGAGGATGTCCGCGGCCGGCAGTTCGATGCGGATGCGCGCGCCGCTGTCGGTCTGCAGGTCCCAGCCGTGCACGCCGTCGCGGCTGTCACTGGCGCTGACCGAACGCAGGTTGCCGACCGGCTCAGCCTGGGCCGATGTCGCTGCCAGCATCAATGCCGGCAGCAGGGCCAGCAGCAGCGGCGAGCGACGAATGCGGTTCTCCACACGAACTCCCAACCCGTTTACCGGGCGTTTCGAAAGCAGTTGCGGCCGACTCTAGGGCAGGGATTCGAAAGATGTCAATAAACTGAAAGGAAAAAGGAAGATATATTTGGTAGAAACGAAAGTTGTTGCGTCGCAATACTTTGTGTAAGCGCTTGCAAACCCCTGTTAAGCATTGTGCGATACGGCATTCGGCCGGTTCTTGCGTTTCTGGATCTCCCTGTTGACGAGCAAGCTGCGTCAAGCCATTTCTTTCTTTTTGCTTTCGATGTTTGACATTTCGAAAGAAAACACTGATGGTGCGCTGGCCCAACTGGAACCTCCGAATGGACGTCACCCTGCTTTCCGATGTGTCCGCCTGGCAGCGCCGGGGCGGAGCCGATACCGCTACCGAAATCGCCCAGCAGCCGGCGCTGTGGGAAGCCCTTGCGCAGGACCTGTCGCGTGCCCGCGACCGCCTGCAGGCCTTCCTCGGCGACAGCCTCAACGATCCCAACCAGCGCGTGCTGTTCACCGGCGCAGGCAGCTCCGGCTTCATCGCCGAAATGGTGGCCGATGCGATCAACGCGCAGTGGCCGGCCGAGGTGCGCGTGGTGCATACCACCAGCCTGCTGACCCACCCGGCGCTGTACCTGCAGCGCGACCGCCCCACGCTGCTGGTGTCGTTTGGCCGCAGCGGCTCCAGCCCGGAAAGCGTGGCTGCGGTCGACCGCGTGCGCGCCGACGTGGCCGACGCCCGTTTCCTCGACATCACCTGCAATGCCGACGGCGAACTGGCCCGCCGTGGTGCCGGCCGCAGCGATACCTTCACCCTGCTGATGCCTTCGGCCAGCTGCGACCGCGCCTTTGCCATGACCAGCAGCCTGACCTGCATGCTGCTGGCCGCGCTGACCATGTTCGACCGCTCGCCGTGGGAGGCGCGCAGCGCACGCCTGAAGCAGATTGCCGCTCTGGGCCGCGAAGGCCTGGCGCAGTGGGATGCGCCGGTGGCGGCACTGGCGCAGCGCCCGTTCAACCGGGTGATCTACCTGGCCAGCGGACCGCTGGAAGCGCTGGCCCGCGAGTGCGCGCTGAAGGTGCTGGAACTGACCGCCGGCCGCGTGCTGGCGCTGGCCAACACCCCGCTGGGTTTCCGCCACGGCCCCAAGTCCACGCTGGACGGCGACACCCTGGTGGTGGTGCTGCGCAGCGTGCAGCCGCTGGCACGCCGCTACGAACAGGACCTGCTGGAAGAACTGCGCCGCGACGGCGTGGCCGGGCAGGTGCTGGCGATCGGCCCGCATGCGGATATCGGCGCGGACGACGAGTACACGCTGACCGTGCCGGCACTGGACGACCCGTGGCTGGCGCCGGTGTGGCTGGGCTTCGCCCAGTTGTTCGCGCTGCAGCGCTCGGCCGCGCTGGGCTTGACCCCGGACAATCCGTTCCCGGACGGCACCGTCAACCGCGTCGTCCAGGGCGTCACCATCCACCATGGCTGAGCTGATCGCCCACGCCTGCTACGGCATCGACATCGGCGGCACCAAGATCGAGCTGGTGGCGTGCGATGCGGCGATGCAGGTCACTTGGCGCCGCCGCGTGGCGACGCCACAGGGCGACTACGCCGGTTTCCTGCAGGCCGTCGTTGCACTGGTGGCCGAGGCCGATGCCACGCTGGGCCGCAGTGACGCCGCCATCGGCATCGCCCTGCCCGGCGTGCGCGACCGCCGCAGCGGCCGCCAGCTCAGCGCGAACGTGCCGGCGCTGACCGGCCAGTGCGTCGCCCACGACCTGCAGGCCCGCCTGCAGCGTCCGCTGCACTTCGGCAATGACCTGCAGTGCTTTGCGTTGTCCGAGGCGCACGGTGGAGCCGCCGATGGCTACCCCAGCATGTTCGGCGCCATCCTCGGCACCGGTGCCGGTGGTGGCTTCTGCCTGCAGGGCCGCCTGCTGACCGGCTTCAACGGCCTGGCTGGCGAATGGGGCCACTGGAGCGTGCCCGGCCACCTGCTGCAGCGCCACGGCCTGCCCCTGCTGGACTGCGGCTGCGGCCTGCAGGGCTGCGTGGAGCGCTACGTGTCCGGCAGCGGCGTGGCGATGATCGAACGCCACCTCGGTGGCAGCGCGCGCGATGCCAGCGCGGTGATCGCCCTGGCCGAGGCCGGCGATGCACGCGCCCGCCAGGCGCTGGACATCCACCGCGACCTGCTCGGCCACAGCCTGGCCGCACTGGTGCTGGCGCTGGACCCGCACGTGATCGTGCTCGGCGGCGGCCTCTCGCAGTACGCGCCGCTGTACCAGCAGTTGCCTTCGGCGGTGGCCGCCCATCTGTTTGCCGGCGCGCAGGTGCCGCCCATCGTGCCGCCGCGCTTCGGCGATGCCGGTGGTGCGCGCGGTGCCGCGCTGCTGGCCTGCCAACCCTCGTTTTCCTGATCGACCGGAGCCTGACCATGTCCCCGCTGCAGACCCTGCTTGCCTCCCACCGCGCCGGTGCCAACGTCGGCCTGTACAGCGTCTGCTGCAGCAACGAACAGGTGCTGCGCGCGGCCATGCACGTGGCGCTGGCGCACGGCACCGTGCTGCTGGTCGAAGCCACGTCCAACCAGGTCGACCAGTTTGGCGGCTACACCGGCATGACCCCGCCGCAGTACCGCGATTACGTCGGCACCCTCGCCGATGAAGAAGGCTTCCCGCGCGAGCGGCTGATCCTCGGTGGCGACCACCTTGGCCCGAACGCCTGGCAGAAGCGCCCGGCCGCCGAAGCCATGACCCATGCGCGCGTGCTGATCGAGGCCTACGTGGCCGCCGGCTTCCACAAGATCCACCTGGACTGCAGCATGTCCTGCGCCGACGACCCGGTGCCGCTGCCCGATGCGATCGTCGCCGCACGTTCGGCCGAGTTGGCCGAGATCGCCGAGCGCACCGCCGCCGAACACGGCCTGCCGCCGCCGGTCTATGTCATCGGCACCGAAGTGCCGGTACCCGGTGGCGAAGCCTCGCTGGCCGGCGGCCTGCAGGTGACCACGCCGGCCGCCGCTGCGCAGACGCTGGCCATCCACCAGCACGCCTTCGATACGCCGCAGCTGCGCGATGCGTGGCAGCGGGTGATCGCGATGGTGGTGCAGCCGGGCGTGGATTTCGACCACAGCAGCGTGCACGAGTACGACCCCGCGGCAGCCGATGCGCTGGCCGATTTCCTCGAACAGCAGCCGCGCATCGTGTTCGAAGCGCATTCCACCGATTACCAGCGCGAAAGCGGCCTGCATGCGCTGGTGCGCGACCACTTCGCCATCCTCAAGGTGGGCCCGGCGGCGACCTTCGCCTACCGCGAGGCGCTGTTCGCGCTGGCCGCCATCGAGGCCGACCTGCTGCCAGCGGCGCAGTGTTCGCGCCTGCCGCTGGTACTGGATGAAGTGATGCAGGCGCAGCCGAAGTACTGGCAGCCCTACTACCAGGGTGACGAAGCCGAACTGCGCTTGTTGCGCCGTTTCTCCTTCAGCGACCGCTGCCGCTACTACTGGGGCGAGCCGGCGCTGCTGCAGGCGGTGCAGACCCTGTTCGCCAACCTGGAACGGCAGGCGCCGCCGCTGGTGCTGCTCAGCCAGTACCTGCCCGAGCAGTACCGCGCCGTGCGCGAAGGCCGCCTGGCCAACACCCCCAGCGCGCTGGTGCAGCACCGCATCGGCCAGTGCCTGGGCGAATACGCCCGCGCCTGCAGCGCCAACCAGGCGGGCACCCGCAAGCAGAACGCAAGTTCGGCTGCCTCCGTTCTTGCGAACGGCTAATCTCTACCTTTCCTGACGAAACCGAGAGATGGCCATGCGCAACACCCGCTCCCGCCGGCAACAGATCCTGCAGCTGCTGATCGAGCATGGCTCGGTGCAGGTGGCCGATCTGGTCGAGCGCTTCGGCGTGTCGGCGGTGACCATCCGTGCCGACCTCACCCACTTCGAGGCGCAGGGCCTGGCCACCCGCACTCACGGCGGTGCCACCCTGGTGCGCACGCCGCCGCAGGAACAGGACATCCACGAGAAGGATGCGCTGAACCTGCCGCTGAAGGAGTCCATTGGCACCGCCGCCGCGCGGCTGGTGCAGGCCGGCGACAACATCATCATCGACTCCGGCTCGACCACGATGACCCTGGCCCGCCACCTGCGCGGCCACCGCGACGTGACGGTGATGACCAACGGCCTGAACATCGCCTGGGAACTGGCCAACGCGCCGGGCATCACCGTGCTCCTCACCGGTGGCCTGCTGCGCCAGCAGTCGCTCTCGCTGCAGGGCAGCCAGGCCGAGGCCAGCCTCAACTCCTACAGCTTCGACACCCTGTTCCTGGGCGTGGACGGCCTGGACCTGCAGTTCGGCCTGACCACCCACGACGAAGCCGAAGCCCGCCTCAACCACCGCATGGTCGAGCGCGCGCGCCGCATCGTGGTGCTCACCGACGCCTCCAAGTTCGGCCGCGTCAGCCTGCACCGCATCGCGCTCCTGGATCAGATCCACGCCATCATCACCGATGCCGGCATCGACGATGCCACCCGCGAGGGGCTGCAGCGGCTGGGCATCGAAGTGATCATCGCCGAGACACCGCCATGACCGACACCCGCTCCCTGCACGGCCGCATCCTCACCCCGCTGGGCTGGCGCCGTGGCCATGTCCAGTTCGATTCGCACGTGCGCCAGCTGCAGGTGGATGACCACAGTGGGGCCGACGATCTGCAGCTGCCGGTGATCCTGCCCGGCTTCATCGACCTGCACGTGCACGGCGCGGCCGGCGTGGACCTGATGCAGGGCGGCGAGGTGGCCCGCACCATCGCCCGCACCCACCTGCGCTTCGGTACCACCACCCTGCTGGCGACCACCATGACCGCCGGCCTGGACGAGATCGAGCATGCGCTCCAGGGCGTTGCCGCCGCGATGGCGGCGCCGGATGCCGAGGCCGCGACCATCGCCGGCGTGCATCTGGAAGGCCCCTTCATCAGCCCGCAGCGGCTGGGCGCGCAGCCCAACCGCACGATCGAGGCAACGCTGGCGCTGGTGCAGCAGCTGCACGCGCTGGCGCCGATCCGGGTGATGACGCTGGCGCCGGAGATCGGCGAGCACACAGCGCTGATTCCCGCGCTGTCGGCGATGGGCATCCGCGTGCAGCTGGGCCACAGCGCCGGCACCTACGAGGAAGGCGTGGCCGCGCTGCAGGCCGGCGCGTCCGGCTTCACCCACCTGTTCAACGGCATGACCGGCGTCGACCACTACCGCCCGGGCATTGCCGCCGCCGCACTGGCGCATGCGCAGTACGCGGAAATCATTCCCGACCTGCAGCACATCCACCCCGGCGTGATCCGCCTGGCCGCGCGCGCGATTCCGCGCCTGTACGCGGTAACCGATGCCACCGCGGCCACCGGCATGCCCGATGGCGAATACGCGCTGGGCGAACAGCGCGTGCACAAGTGCGGCGGCTGCGTGCGCCTGGCCACCGGTTCGCTGGCCGGCAGTGCGCTGACCATGGACCAGGCGCTGCGCAACCTGGTGCAGGTGGGCCTGGACCTGGCCGATGCCTCGCAGCGCGTCTCCACCTTCCCCGCCGCGTACCTCGGCCTGGACGATCGCGGCCGCATCGCGCCCGACGCCCGCGCCGACCTGGTGGTGCTGGACGCCGCACTGCGCCTGCAGCAGGTGGTGGTGGGTGGGCATGTTGTCGATCTGAACGCTGCACACGCCTGATGCACGCCGTGCGGCGCGAACGCCGCATTGAAACGCCGCCGGGCACGGCCCGGCGCTACCTGGGAACCTGTCGATGACCGCACCCACCGCCCCGCGCTGGCCCGTTCGCTACCTGCTCTTCATCGGCGGCCTCGGCGGCCTGCTGTACGGCATCGACATCGGCATCATCGCCGGTGCCCTGCCCTACCTGGAAGCCACCGCCAGCCACGCCTGGCAGCTCAGCAGCCAACAGCTCGGCTTCGTGGTTGCAGCGGTGCTGCTGGGCAGCGTGCTGTCTTCGTTGTTCGCCGGCATGGTGGCCGACCTCATCGGCCGACGCGGCGCGATGCTGCTGGCGGGCCTGCTGTTCACCGCCTCCATCCCGATCATGGCGCTGGCCTCGGGTTACACGCCGCTGCTGCTGGGCCGCCTGCTGCAGGGCATCAGCGGGGGCCTGATCGGCGTGGTGGTGCCGCTGTACCTGGCCGAAGTGCTCAGTCCCGAGCGGCGCGGCCGCGGTGCGGCGATGTTCCAGCTGCTGCTGACCATCGGCCTGGTGCTGGCTGCACTCATCGGCCTGTACCAGGCGCATGCCGTGGATGCCGCCGCTGAGGCCGTGCGCTCGTTGCCGCTGGCACAGCAGGCGCAGGAACTGTTCGTGGTGAAGGACCACGCCTGGCGCACCATCTTCTGGAGTTGCCTGGCACCGGGCCTGCTGTTCTGTGCCGGCATCTTCTGGCTGTCCGAATCACCGCGCTGGCTGGTACGCCGTGGCCGCGTGGACGACGCGCGCCGCAGCCTGCGGCGCGTGCTGCCCGCTGCCGATGTGGAACCCACGCTGGCGCAGATCCAGGCACCGGAAACGCGCAGCAGCGATGGCCGCCGTGATCCGCTGCTGAGCCGCCGCTACGTGGTGCCGTTCCTGCTGGCCTGCGTGGTACTGGCCTGCACCCAGGCCACCGGCATCAATTCGATACTGGCCTACGCGGTCAACATCCTCAACCAGGCCGGCCTGTCCGGCTCGGTGGCCAACGGCGCCGACGTGGCCATCAAGCTGCTCAACGCGGTGATGACCGTCGTCGCCCTGCTGCTGGTCGACCGCAAGGGCCGCCGCTTCCTGCTGATGCTGGGCAGCGGCGGCATCTGCGTGGCCCTGCTGGCCGCGGCCACGCTGTTCTTCCAAGCCGAGCGCGGTCGCGCCGATGTGCAGCCGCAGTTGCAGGCCGCAGTGAGTGTTGACGGCCTGCAGCTGGTGCTGGATGACGCGCAGTGGCAGCGCCTGGCCGCTGGCACCGACAGCGAGCGCCGGCCGATGCAGCTCACCGTGTCGTATGCCTATGGCGATTTCACCAACGTGCGTGCTCTGCGCAGCGACAACCTGGGTGACCGCGAACTGCGCATCGCGCGTGCCGGCACCGTGCAGCCGGACAGCGTCATCGGCGCGTTCTTCCGCCACCTGCACCTGAACCCCTTCGCCGACCCGGCCAGCGCCGCGCAGGCACCGCTGCGCATCGAACAGGCACGCATCGGCCCGGTGCCGCCACCGGCACACGGCTGGGCCGTGGCCGCGTGCATCCTGGTGTTCGTGGCCTTCTTCGCGGTCGGCCCCGGCGTGTGCGTGTGGCTGGCGCTGTCGGAACTGATGCCCAACCGCATCCGCTCCAATGGCATGAGCATCGCCCTGCTCATCAACCAGTTCGTATCCACCACCATTGCCGCCATCTTCCTGCCCACGGTGGGGCACCATGGCTATGCCAGCATGTTCCTGTTCTGGGCCGGCTGCACGTTTGTGTTCTTCCTGGTGGCCGCCCTGTGGCTGCCGGAAACCAAGGGCAAGTCGCTGGAAGAGATCGAAGCACGGTTTGCCAGGTAGCGGTCGACCTTGGTCGACCTCCGCGCGTAGCGCGGGAGTGGCGGCGCGCCGGTCATCTGCCGGTGATGTGCTTTTCCAGCGCCTGCGCTTCGGCAATGCTGGACAGCCCGCTCAGCAGCATTGATTCGCCGAACGGGCCCTGCACCGTTGCCACCATCAGCACGCGGCCATCCACGCTGATGGCCGCACGCTGGCCCACCAGGGCTGCGGTGCCATCGTGGATGCGCTGGTGTGCCTCCGGCCGGTAGCGGATCTGCAGGCCCGGTTGGTTGCCATTGTCCAGCACATAGCGCACATCGGCGATGTCCGCGCTGCCGGCAATCGGCGGTTCACGCAGGGCCAGTGCCTCGCCCTGCCACTCAACCGGCGTGCCCTTGCCCTCCGCATCGACCGCGCTCAGGCGCACGTCCACGCCGGGGCGCGGTGCCTGCTGCCTGCCCACCGGCGCATCAGCAGGTGCGCCCGGCATGCAGGCGGTCAAACCCAGCGCCGCGGCCAGCAGCAACGGAAGCGCGGCCCTCACGCCAGCGTCCTCAGTTTCAGTGCCACGACAATCTGCAGCAGCCCGTACAGCAGGCTGCCGATCCCCATCCAGAGGGTGGTCACCGCCACCCCGGCCAGCGGGTTGGCCGCAAACAGCAGGCCGAGCACGATGGCCAGCACGCCGCTGAGGATCAGCACCCACTCGCCCCGGATATGCCTGCGCACGCGCACGGCGAACACGATGCGGTAGATGCCCGCCACCAGCAGCCAGGCGGCAAGCAGCAGCACCAGCACGCTGGCGGTGGCCAGCGGATTGATCACCGCCAGCGTGCCGAAGCCCAGCGAGGCCACCACGTACAGCAGCAGCCAGCCCCGCGGCGCGCCGCTGCCGCCGCTGATCAACGCAATCAGGCTGATGACCCCTTCGACGATGGCCATCAGGCCCAGTGCCCAGGCCAGCGCGGTGGCTGCGGCCATCGGCCAGCCGATTGCGGTGATGCCAAAGCCCAGCGCGACCACGCCATACAGCAGCAGGATCGACCAGCTGCGGCCGATGGCCGACAACAGCGGCGACGGGGAAGATTCGGGAGACAGCATGACCACTCCTTCGATCAGGTTCCTGGCCCATCCTAGCGCCCGCCCCGTTGATGGCACCATCACGGCACCCGCGGGGCAGTAGGCTGGGTAGAGTCGACCGTTGGTCGACTGTCTTTCGATCCGGATGGTGCCAGTCGACTAACAGTCGACTCTACCGATGTGCATCACAGGCACGGGCACTCACGGCACCCGCGCGCACACCCACACGCGCACTTCGTCGGCGCCAACCAGCCGCAGCGTTTCCGCCACTTCCAGCACGGTACTGCCGGTGGTCATCACATCGTCCACCACGGTCAGGCGCGGTGGCACCGCACCGCGCACGTCGAAGGCGTCGAACAGGTTGTCGCGGCGCTGATCGGCGCTGCGCTCCGACTGCGGCGCAGTGTGCCGGCGCCGGTACAGGCCGCGCCACACCGGCTGGCGCAGCAGCCGGCACAGCTCGCCGGCCTGGTCGTAACCGCGCTGGCGAAGGCGCCGCGGATGCAACGGCACCGGTGCCAAGGGCGGGCACGCCCACGGTGGTGGCAGACGCAGCATCAACTGCGCCAGCAGTCGGCCGGCGGCCAGATCCTGGTGGAATTTGTAGCGGACCAGCAGCTGGTCCACGGGCGGCAGGTACAGCAGGCTGGCATGGGTGGCAGCCTGCGGCGGCGCCTCCTCGCGGCAGGTGCCGCAGACCGGCAGCGCGCTGTCCGGCAGCGGCAGTGCACAGCGCAGGCAGGCGCGGCCGGACCAGGGCATGTCGTCCAGGCAGGCGGCGCACAGATCCAGGCCGTCGTGGCCGGGATCGCCGCAGACCAGGCAGCGCAGCGGCAGCAGCAGGTGCAGGGCGGCTTGCAGGTGATCGGCGAGGAGGTGGGAAAGGCGCATGGCTCAGGGTTGCCGCGTGCGCGCCTCTGCGCCATCAGCAGATGTCCCGTGCCTGCGTCAGCAGACCACGTACCGTGCAGCCCGCTACGCCTCACCCGCCAGCAACGGCGGCAACACCTGCGCCAGCCAGTCGATGAACACCCGCAGGCGCGGCGTCACGTGCCGGTTGTTGGGGTACACCACGTGGAACGGGTACGGCGCCGGCCGCCACGGCTGCAGCACTTCCACCAGTGCCTTGCTGCGCAGCGCCGCGCCGGCCGCATAGCCGAAGGTCTGCACCAGGCCCATGCCTGCAATGGCGGCGGCCAGGTGCGCGTTGCTTTCGTTGATGCCGATGCGATGCTCGGCCTTGATCTCGAACGCACCGTCTTCGCCGCGAAACCGGAACGGCACCGCACGGCCGTTCGACGGCAGCAGGTAGCTGACCAGCCGATGGCCGTTGCGCAGCTCTTCGGGATAGGCGGGAATGCCATGCGCCTTCAGGTAGCGTGGGCTGGCGCAGGTGATCAGGTGCGCATCACCCAGGTGACGGGCCACCAGCGAGGAATCATCCAGCGCGCCGCCGCGGATCACGCAGTCCACGTTCTCGCTGATCAGGTTCACCGCGCGGTCTGAAACGCCCAGTTCGATGCGGATGTCCGGGTAGCGCGCCATGAAGTCAGGCAGCACGGGAATCAGCACATCGCGCGCGGTGGAGCCGCCGATGTCCACGCGCAGCAGGCCGCGGGGTGCGCCGCGTGCAGCGCTGAAGGAGGCGTCGACATCCTCCAGGTCACGCAGCAGGCGGCCGGCCTTCTCGTAGTACGCCTGGCCCTCGGCGGTCACCGCTACGCGCCGCGTGGTCCGCTGCAGCAGGCGCACCCCCAGGTGCGTTTCCAGCTCGCGCACCAGCTTGCTCAACGAGGTGGTGGGCATGTCCAGCGAATCGGCGGCGCGGGTGAAGCTGCCGGCCTCGACGACGCGGGCGAAGGCACGGATGGCATTGAGCTGGTTCATGCGATTGATTATGCACACACATGCATAGTCATTGTCATTGCGCATGATTTATCGAGGGCGCGCCGCCGCCCATCATTCTCCCACCCGCTGCCCCCCCCTCCCCGGCAGCCCTTACAGGAGAACACCATGAGCACTGATTTCAACGGCAAGATCGCCCTCGTCACCGGCGGCACCACCGGCATCGGCCTGGCCACCGCCCAGCACCTGGCCAGCCTCGGCGCCAAGGTCTTCATCACCGGCCGCCGCCAGCCTGAACTGGACGCCGCCGTGGCCGCCATCGGCACCCAGGCCACCGGCATCCGTGCCGATGCCGCGCAGCCCAGCGACCTCGATGCGGTCTACGCGCAGATCGCCCGCCAGGCCGGCCGCCTGGACATCCTGTTCGCCAATGCCGGTGGCGGTGACATGCTGCCGCTGGGCGCCATCACCGAAGAACACTTCGACCGCATCTTCGCCACCAACGTGCGCGGCGTGCTGTTCACCGTGCAGAAGGCGCTGCCGCTGCTGGTCGATGGGGCTTCGGTCATCCTCACCGGCTCCACTGTCTCGATCCAAGGCACGGCCAACTTCAGCGTGTACAGCGCCAGCAAGGCCGCGGTGCGCAACTTCGCCCGCTCGTGGGCGCTGGACCTGAAGGAGCGCCGCATCCGGGTGAACGTGGTCAGCCCCGGCCCGATCCGCACCCCCGGCCTGGGCGACCTGGTGCCCGACGAAGCACGCCAGGGCCTGTTCGATCACCTTG contains these protein-coding regions:
- a CDS encoding SIS domain-containing protein gives rise to the protein MDVTLLSDVSAWQRRGGADTATEIAQQPALWEALAQDLSRARDRLQAFLGDSLNDPNQRVLFTGAGSSGFIAEMVADAINAQWPAEVRVVHTTSLLTHPALYLQRDRPTLLVSFGRSGSSPESVAAVDRVRADVADARFLDITCNADGELARRGAGRSDTFTLLMPSASCDRAFAMTSSLTCMLLAALTMFDRSPWEARSARLKQIAALGREGLAQWDAPVAALAQRPFNRVIYLASGPLEALARECALKVLELTAGRVLALANTPLGFRHGPKSTLDGDTLVVVLRSVQPLARRYEQDLLEELRRDGVAGQVLAIGPHADIGADDEYTLTVPALDDPWLAPVWLGFAQLFALQRSAALGLTPDNPFPDGTVNRVVQGVTIHHG
- a CDS encoding ROK family protein, with product MAELIAHACYGIDIGGTKIELVACDAAMQVTWRRRVATPQGDYAGFLQAVVALVAEADATLGRSDAAIGIALPGVRDRRSGRQLSANVPALTGQCVAHDLQARLQRPLHFGNDLQCFALSEAHGGAADGYPSMFGAILGTGAGGGFCLQGRLLTGFNGLAGEWGHWSVPGHLLQRHGLPLLDCGCGLQGCVERYVSGSGVAMIERHLGGSARDASAVIALAEAGDARARQALDIHRDLLGHSLAALVLALDPHVIVLGGGLSQYAPLYQQLPSAVAAHLFAGAQVPPIVPPRFGDAGGARGAALLACQPSFS
- a CDS encoding D-tagatose-bisphosphate aldolase, class II, non-catalytic subunit, whose translation is MSPLQTLLASHRAGANVGLYSVCCSNEQVLRAAMHVALAHGTVLLVEATSNQVDQFGGYTGMTPPQYRDYVGTLADEEGFPRERLILGGDHLGPNAWQKRPAAEAMTHARVLIEAYVAAGFHKIHLDCSMSCADDPVPLPDAIVAARSAELAEIAERTAAEHGLPPPVYVIGTEVPVPGGEASLAGGLQVTTPAAAAQTLAIHQHAFDTPQLRDAWQRVIAMVVQPGVDFDHSSVHEYDPAAADALADFLEQQPRIVFEAHSTDYQRESGLHALVRDHFAILKVGPAATFAYREALFALAAIEADLLPAAQCSRLPLVLDEVMQAQPKYWQPYYQGDEAELRLLRRFSFSDRCRYYWGEPALLQAVQTLFANLERQAPPLVLLSQYLPEQYRAVREGRLANTPSALVQHRIGQCLGEYARACSANQAGTRKQNASSAASVLANG
- a CDS encoding DeoR family transcriptional regulator, encoding MRNTRSRRQQILQLLIEHGSVQVADLVERFGVSAVTIRADLTHFEAQGLATRTHGGATLVRTPPQEQDIHEKDALNLPLKESIGTAAARLVQAGDNIIIDSGSTTMTLARHLRGHRDVTVMTNGLNIAWELANAPGITVLLTGGLLRQQSLSLQGSQAEASLNSYSFDTLFLGVDGLDLQFGLTTHDEAEARLNHRMVERARRIVVLTDASKFGRVSLHRIALLDQIHAIITDAGIDDATREGLQRLGIEVIIAETPP
- the nagA gene encoding N-acetylglucosamine-6-phosphate deacetylase, producing MTDTRSLHGRILTPLGWRRGHVQFDSHVRQLQVDDHSGADDLQLPVILPGFIDLHVHGAAGVDLMQGGEVARTIARTHLRFGTTTLLATTMTAGLDEIEHALQGVAAAMAAPDAEAATIAGVHLEGPFISPQRLGAQPNRTIEATLALVQQLHALAPIRVMTLAPEIGEHTALIPALSAMGIRVQLGHSAGTYEEGVAALQAGASGFTHLFNGMTGVDHYRPGIAAAALAHAQYAEIIPDLQHIHPGVIRLAARAIPRLYAVTDATAATGMPDGEYALGEQRVHKCGGCVRLATGSLAGSALTMDQALRNLVQVGLDLADASQRVSTFPAAYLGLDDRGRIAPDARADLVVLDAALRLQQVVVGGHVVDLNAAHA
- a CDS encoding MFS transporter, translating into MTAPTAPRWPVRYLLFIGGLGGLLYGIDIGIIAGALPYLEATASHAWQLSSQQLGFVVAAVLLGSVLSSLFAGMVADLIGRRGAMLLAGLLFTASIPIMALASGYTPLLLGRLLQGISGGLIGVVVPLYLAEVLSPERRGRGAAMFQLLLTIGLVLAALIGLYQAHAVDAAAEAVRSLPLAQQAQELFVVKDHAWRTIFWSCLAPGLLFCAGIFWLSESPRWLVRRGRVDDARRSLRRVLPAADVEPTLAQIQAPETRSSDGRRDPLLSRRYVVPFLLACVVLACTQATGINSILAYAVNILNQAGLSGSVANGADVAIKLLNAVMTVVALLLVDRKGRRFLLMLGSGGICVALLAAATLFFQAERGRADVQPQLQAAVSVDGLQLVLDDAQWQRLAAGTDSERRPMQLTVSYAYGDFTNVRALRSDNLGDRELRIARAGTVQPDSVIGAFFRHLHLNPFADPASAAQAPLRIEQARIGPVPPPAHGWAVAACILVFVAFFAVGPGVCVWLALSELMPNRIRSNGMSIALLINQFVSTTIAAIFLPTVGHHGYASMFLFWAGCTFVFFLVAALWLPETKGKSLEEIEARFAR
- a CDS encoding DUF308 domain-containing protein, which produces MLSPESSPSPLLSAIGRSWSILLLYGVVALGFGITAIGWPMAAATALAWALGLMAIVEGVISLIALISGGSGAPRGWLLLYVVASLGFGTLAVINPLATASVLVLLLAAWLLVAGIYRIVFAVRVRRHIRGEWVLILSGVLAIVLGLLFAANPLAGVAVTTLWMGIGSLLYGLLQIVVALKLRTLA
- a CDS encoding ComF family protein, translating into MRLSHLLADHLQAALHLLLPLRCLVCGDPGHDGLDLCAACLDDMPWSGRACLRCALPLPDSALPVCGTCREEAPPQAATHASLLYLPPVDQLLVRYKFHQDLAAGRLLAQLMLRLPPPWACPPLAPVPLHPRRLRQRGYDQAGELCRLLRQPVWRGLYRRRHTAPQSERSADQRRDNLFDAFDVRGAVPPRLTVVDDVMTTGSTVLEVAETLRLVGADEVRVWVCARVP
- a CDS encoding LysR family transcriptional regulator; the encoded protein is MNQLNAIRAFARVVEAGSFTRAADSLDMPTTSLSKLVRELETHLGVRLLQRTTRRVAVTAEGQAYYEKAGRLLRDLEDVDASFSAARGAPRGLLRVDIGGSTARDVLIPVLPDFMARYPDIRIELGVSDRAVNLISENVDCVIRGGALDDSSLVARHLGDAHLITCASPRYLKAHGIPAYPEELRNGHRLVSYLLPSNGRAVPFRFRGEDGAFEIKAEHRIGINESNAHLAAAIAGMGLVQTFGYAAGAALRSKALVEVLQPWRPAPYPFHVVYPNNRHVTPRLRVFIDWLAQVLPPLLAGEA
- a CDS encoding glucose 1-dehydrogenase, coding for MSTDFNGKIALVTGGTTGIGLATAQHLASLGAKVFITGRRQPELDAAVAAIGTQATGIRADAAQPSDLDAVYAQIARQAGRLDILFANAGGGDMLPLGAITEEHFDRIFATNVRGVLFTVQKALPLLVDGASVILTGSTVSIQGTANFSVYSASKAAVRNFARSWALDLKERRIRVNVVSPGPIRTPGLGDLVPDEARQGLFDHLAAQVPLARLGEPQEVANAVAFLASDAASFVNGIEFFVDGGMAQV